From a single Rutidosis leptorrhynchoides isolate AG116_Rl617_1_P2 chromosome 5, CSIRO_AGI_Rlap_v1, whole genome shotgun sequence genomic region:
- the LOC139846979 gene encoding probable protein phosphatase 2C 80 yields the protein MPTSSLSKFNIPLGFGLRKGVRLQLKNKVQQRSVFRPNITTRLSTNPDCVFGSFRKESQVAASVVKLHSCISGYTKSSYFSRSMATSGSVTASGDIIVDNFISSCGNVSNFARPVGHFVERNRSFHVASVAMKSRESSKINGVRGYFIYGVTHMANNGNTLGGKLGRRYNTSPSTCYSDGGLKETSHDEMITSLAIEADGKVVCANSLKLLSGSCYLPHPDKEATGGEDAHFILVEEQVIGVADGVGGWADVGINAGLYSRSLMSNSVNAIKGQPNEAIDPAHVLAKAHLATKAKGSSTACIIALKEEGLHAVNLGDSGFVVIRDGCTIFHSPVQQHDFNFTYQLANGNEGDQPSSGQVFKIEVAAGDVIVAGTDGLFDNLYNNEVTALVVQGVRSRVSPEVMAKNIADLARVKALDRKRQSPFATAAQEAGFRYHGGKLDDITVVVSFVTRSNDE from the exons ATGCCAACTAGTTCTCTTTCTAAGTTCAACATCCCTCTTGGTTTTGGACTAAGAAAAGGTGTTAGATTGCAACTAAAAAATAAGGTCCAACAGAGGAGTGTGTTTCGACCCAATATCACGACCCGTTTATCTACAAATCCGGATTGTGTATTTGGGAGCTTTAGGAAAGAATCACAAGTTGCAGCAAGTGTTGTGAAGTTGCATTCTTGTATTTCTGGGTACACAAAAAGCTCATATTTTTCAAGAAGTATGGCTACATCTGGTTCTGTAACTGCATCCGGTGATATTATTGTGGACAATTTCATCTCAAGTTGTGGAAATGTGTCGAATTTTGCGAGACCCGTGGGTCATTTTGTGGAACGAAATAGGAGTTTTCATGTAGCGAGTGTTGCTATGAAGAGTAGAGAATCAAGTAAGATAAATGGAGTTCGTGGTTATTTTATATATGGTGTAACTCACATGGCAAATAATGGTAATACACTTGGTGGGAAATTGGGAAGACGATATAATACTTCTCCTTCAACATGTTATTCGGATGGTGGATTGAAGGAAACGTCACACGATGAGATGATAACAAGTCTTGCTATCGAAGCCGATGG GAAGGTTGTGTGTGCTAATTCTCTAAAGTTACTATCGGGATCTTGTTATCTGCCACATCCAGATAAAGAAGCAACAGGCGGAGAAGACGCTCACTTCATTTTAGTCGAAGAACAAGTAATTGGTGTAGCAGACGGAGTTGGCGGGTGGGCCGATGTCGGAATTAATGCCGGACTCTATTCCCGTTCACTAATGTCTAATTCTGTAAATGCAATAAAAGGTCAACCTAATGAAGCCATTGACCCAGCTCACGTGTTGGCAAAAGCTCATTTAGCCACAAAAGCCAAAGGGTCTTCTACAGCGTGTATTATAGCTTTAAAAGAAGAGGGTCTTCATGCGGTTAATTTGGGTGATAGTGGGTTTGTTGTGATTAGAGACGGGTGTACCATTTTTCACTCCCCTGTACAACAACATGATTTCAATTTTACGTATCAGCTAGCCAATGGGAATGAAGGTGATCAACCAAGTTCTGGTCAA GTCTTTAAAATTGAAGTGGCAGCTGGTGATGTTATTGTTGCGGGGACCGATGGGTTATTTGACAATTTATATAATAATGAAGTAACGGCGTTAGTGGTTCAAGGGGTTAGGTCAAGGGTGAGTCCTGAAGTCATGGCTAAAAATATAGCAGATTTGGCACGTGTGAAAGCCTTAGACAGGAAACGACAATCCCCTTTTGCTACTGCTGCGCAGGAAGCCGGTTTTCGTTACCATGGTGGTAAACTTGATGATATAACTGTTGTTGTGTCGTTTGTTACTCGCTCAAATGACGAGTAA